Below is a window of Onychostoma macrolepis isolate SWU-2019 chromosome 06, ASM1243209v1, whole genome shotgun sequence DNA.
GAAAGGGGAAATGTTTGGGAAAACCTGTTTCATTTGTTGATGCTCAGAAAAGAGCTTTAAAGACTCAAACAACACACTTTACGCACCTCATTTGAGCCTTCTCCTCCAAGAGTCCTGAACCGGATACGGTCAGTTCGCCGCTCACTGCAACGTTGAACGGGTTCGTGAAGGTCACCGTGGCCACTTGTGGCTTGTTAATGATGACCGATAACTCATTTTGAATCTAGAAGAAAACACAGATTGCTTTAGTTCTTTTTACTTGTTAATTTAGTTATGCAAAAATATAATTCTAAAGGTATTCATAATGTaccttgtaatgcattatatatgttcataaataattacaaccaaagtttaaatgcattataGTATTTAAAGATTCCTTCTTACATCTGAAATTGGTTGTTTGTCATgctttaatgcattatattctCTCAAGGTGTAACAATGAAGAGATAAGTATTATAATAATGTacacaattattcatgagatcaagcaatgcattataaggtgcattacaaggcataattgatgtaataaaaatacttttataatgcattatagaTAAAGGCTTCAAGTAAAGGCTTCCAAAGCACATAATCTCTATGATTGCATGTCTTTGAGTAGATAATTTAATAATAGTGAAACAACATCTAAAATGGTTTAATTTAGTCACGTCTTGTTGATTCTTACAAAAGGAGTCATAGGTAGAGGTGGTCATGTTTCTTTTAAAGCTTGTATAAATGTCCATGTTGGACCAGCATATACCTGTACATCGAGGGTAGGGGTGCGGATGTTGAACTCCTCTGAAGCCAGAACTCTCTCCTGAGACTTCACATCCTCAACAACCACGGCCAGGTTTACCAGAGAATCCTCCGCAGCCTCCTTCAGCATGTACTCCTTGAAGGAGATCTCATGTTTTGTAGTCACAGCTGGTGGAGTACAGTAAACAGCAATCAGTCACGTGACCTCGCAATTCCTAATTAATCATTTCGCCATGTTTTTGCAGTAAAAAATCATGTGGTCCAGATGAATGTTTTTACTTTTGCTGTGTGCAATGTTATACTACTCTGCCTACTATTAAATAAACAGTATGCAGTATGCATTCCAtgataaatatttcacagtagTATGCCACATCTTGGTCACATGACTAGGGATGCAATGATGCACGCAGAGCTGGTTGAATATCGATAAAAACAATTCAAGTCAGTTGAGACATTAAATGAATCGTGATACAATTTGGGGTGGgaatttatattaatgtatctctgaggggaagtcttcccaaaatatatttttttcatcttgcctaggtgctgctttgtttacaatGGTAACGCTGTTCCAAAAGCAcaacctgctgtcagagagtaaATTTACATTCTCATTCagcccatctgctgtttttgtttcatgcaGATGTTTTATGTCATCTAGTTTTACAAagctaaagtcagaccattctgtttttgattCAAATTTTGAAACTATACAATCTCATTTAAAACAGAACctgctcatgctgcatgtatgcagcgTCTTTATTTGGACTGTGATAAAAATACAGCGGTTGCCTCTAAGTTTAAGTGGGAAGAGCGCTGgcaaagccttagtttgtttatatggagagatttcttttatttatttgttttaggatttgtttcaaaatttcaatttagtttgttatttgacatatttcaatttcacaaagaaacgtaTAGCATTTTGtctgagaaataataaaagacCTCCCCTCCTTTTTTAATTGGTCTTAAATatgattttgttaaaaaatcGTATTGTGAAATTAGTATCATGAATCATCACATCCCTACACATGATGCTTTCATGATGCATGCAAGTGGCCTCCTGCCAtcttaaaaacaaatgtgttttttcttttttttaattacatttttctgtaaacatTCTGGCAGTACGATGAAACAATGAGTATATCTGCTGAAAGCAATATTTGTCAACCACAATATGTTAGCATCAATTTAGATGTTATGGATTTAAGTCCATTCATCTGAACCCAAAATCAGCAGTTTGTCAttttccattttgttttgttaccTTATATggctttcatttttaaacaggAAAATCAGTTTCTTATAAACCAACATTAAAATCAACCATGATAAGATTGTGGAACAAATCATAATATTCCTGTCATATCGTCCAGCCCTACAGCAGATAAATGTGTAAAACACATACAgattgtgattttattgtttataagtACATTTTGCAGGATTCTTACTTTCATTCGGGCCGATCTTCACGTCGTCGTGAGCCTCCCAGAAGGTTCCAGTGGGATTGCGGTTGTACTCCTTGTTCTGAGCGTTCACGTGTTTTTTCAGCTGTTTCGGAGCGGCCTCATTGTTAGTGATTGTGATGTTGAAAGAAATGTTTTCTCCGACTACAGGGGCTTTCAGAAGCTTGAGAGAAACTGCAACAgccttaaaaactacatgaaaaGACATGATAGATCATTGTATTTAGTCATATtactcaaacaaacaaagagcAGTGTTAAGGAAAAACAAATGCTAGGATTTACCCTCTCTTTCCACAGCAGCTGCAGGTTGAATACTGTATCTTCCAGCACCTCCAGCACCTTCAGCAATTCCAGCTAATTCAGCACCTCCACCATCTTAGAtgaataacagtttttttttaaagaaaatcatacaaatatttacaaaaaaatattcttaaaatgtatttagttgcCATTGAATTCATTTAAGTCTGTCATGTGCGtcttttttatgttaaaatgtttcCTCAAcgttttcaagaaaaaaacaaaaaaactgttaaaaaaaagtttaagcaaaacagattattggagtatgttttacaagaaaatactatttcagtattACTACTTGAAAATTTCAGTGTGTTAATTGCCGTTTCCTTCCATTTCCTAGAAAACAGCTTTTAAACATTAGAAAGCTAGAATGACTTACCAGCAATGCCTGGTGCACGAGATATAAATTCAACTAAATGTGAAAGAAAGAGATTTTTGTatgaaaacagtattttaacaGTAAGTTTTAGTCTCTTTTTTATCATTCTTTCTCTTACCCCTCTCAGTTTTGTATTCAGACGTGATGTCCTGCATACTCATGGATCCTGGTTGTTTGGTGGAGATCAGGGCTCCAACTCTGCGTTTATCGACCGTTTTTGATAACACCCTCCCATCTCTGACGATTATGATATGTACATCCCCATTCACTTCTGCGTAAACAAACGGCACGTCGTATTGCGCGTCCACCTTCTGCTCATAAACGGCTTTAACAGCAGCAGGACCACAGCGGAGCATTCCTGTGACAGAATATGGATGTTTAAGCATGATTAACATTAAAATCTCAGCTCTAAAAATAGCATGCTTTGGAGGAACTGAATGGCATGCTATGTAGGCAGTTCACTAGGTTTTAAAACAAAGCCCACAACTAAACTGGCCCACTAGACCAGTActaaccagcttaaaccagcctaTATGAAACTGATCTTTTCAGCAAGTTTTCCATATGCATTAGCCTTGTACAAATCACTGTAATGACAGACCTGCGCTCCTCTCTTGTGGCGTGGCGTCGAGAACCTGCCATCCGTCATAACCTCGACCCAGATCAGGCCTCTTCATCCAACTCTCCACCCACACATGGAAGTTCCTGAATAAGGCCAAACACTTTCAGCTCACATTCTGACATTAAaatgcaaggatgcattaaattgatcaaaagtgacagtaaagtcatttataatgttaaaaaagagaTTTAGATTTCACATAAAtggtgttcttttgaactttctataaGTTCatgtaatcagaaatgtttcttgagcagcaaatcagaatgatttctgaaggatcatgtgacactgaagactgaagtaatcatgctgaaaattcagctttgatcacagcaataaattacattttgtaacacagaaaacagttatttcaaaatgtaataatatttcacaatattactgttttactgtagttttgatcaattaaatacagccttggtgagcagaagagacttctatcaacaacatgaaaaatcttacagacgccaaacttttgaacagtaatgtatgTTTTAGCACTATATCTACAGAGACATTTTAGCGTAACTCACCAGATGCTATCGCTGCCGATGGACAGTTTTTCCCCCTCCTCATTGTAATATTCCTCGATCAccatatttttgtttgtgtcgTGAGCGGAGTTGAAGTTGGTGATGACTCTTGTTGGAATGCCAAGGGCTCTCATTACTATTAcacaaacaaatgcatttaatattgATCATCAACAGCACCAATTAAATTACCAATGACCCATTAAAGCacttcacctaaaaataaaataatctgctctttcaaatgattgttttataagatttttgagtgaattaaCACTTTAAAGCACATACACTAAAATTCAGAAATGTAGGGACAGTAAGTTTCatctgctcactaaggctgcattcatttgatctaaaaacacagttaaatcagtaatattgtgaaacatcaTTAGAActgaaaataacttttctacttgaatatattgtaaaatgtaatttattcctgtgatgcaaagctgaattttcagcatcattactccagtcgtcagcaatcattttaatttactgatttgctgctcaagaaacatttctgattacttAGAAAATTTGAACttatagaaagttcaaaagaacaccatttctgtgaaatctgaatattttttttaacatcaaaaatgactttacttcaactttagatcaatttaatgtgtccttgccgagtaaaagtattcatttcttatcttactgaccccaaacttttgaatgtaatGACTTCTGTTTGTCCCACCTGTACACATGACAGCAGCAAACACCCAGCACTGTCCGTATTTCACAGGCCTGAATTGTGTTTCTGCCCACTTCCTGAGAATATCTGCGCTGCCGGACCACTTTGAAGGGTTGACGCCACCGCTGTAGTCACCTGACCAATTTCCAGATAACACTCCTTTATCATCATTAGAGTTCACCTGTTTAGAAAGACAGAGAGACTATATTAATacatgaagagagagagagagagcagagagGAGCGAATGAGAGCAGATCCTCACCATCGCTGAGATCACGCGGCCGATGTAAACCGGATCGCTGCGGTTCTGCAGATCTTTTCTCATATCCGCTTGATATTGAGGACTCAGCTGCAGCAATTTCATACAGATGTCCAGTATGCCTTTTTCATACTGAAAACACATTAATGCATGACAGGAGTTAATGTGAAGCCGGTTTTCAGTGCTGAGCTGTCAGTAAATGGTCAAACATCTCACCTGATCAAACGACCAGGGCCTGGAGACGAGGTTCCTGGGGCTGCCTTTAAACAGCAGGCCGATATCACTCTTGACATATTCGGTCCTCAGATCCTCCGACTGCAGGAACACCGAATCAGCTGCAGAAAAACACAACcgattgtttgttttattggtGATCTTTGTGTAAAGACAATAAATGGAAGCAGTAAGTGATAAGAGGCTACGCATTACTGTGATTTTAGAGGTGTATAAAAAGGCAGTAAAAGCAATGCAATTAAAGACGCCAACTACTTTTTAAAAGATCGTTTGTCTGTTTctgaaaaaattaatacttttattcagtgaggatgcattaaactgatcaaaagtgacagtgaaggcatttataatgttaaaaaagatttatatttaaattaaataaaagctgttattttgaactttcttttcaaCTAAGAGCCTACAGCACTCACCTTGGCACCAGGGGTTGCAGAGGAGCGTGAACTGGCCGACAGAGTGTGTTTTCACATTCAAGCGGGCCTCGAGTCTCATCTGAAGCGTGTAGACGCCGACAGAAGCAGACGCAGGGCTGGACAGTGATACTGAAAGAGCTCGGGGTCCAGACGGATTCGGGACGCTCCTCTCCAAAGCTGCAGTCCACTGAGTCAGAGAGGGCTGTGCAATCTTTGAGATTGGGACCTCCACAACAATCGGACCTGCGGTAAGAAGAAAGTGTCAGAATACTGCTCGAAAATAGggtcaaaataatattaattttcccCATAAAGGGGTTGAATTTATAGGCAACTTaacttttaatgtatttagtTTATACCAGGACTATTCATTATAGTTATAGTGAACTAACCATAAAAAAATCTcgccattttaaatatattaaatgttagGGCTGTCACGGTTATTTTGGTAATCGAGTAATCAGTCGATTAATTGTTCTGATGATTAATTggataattaataatatatatatatatatatatatatttatttacaatagcctttgaaattacttaaaataagcaacatatataatagcaaagaggtaataattaatttaaataaaatatcaaaagcaaGTAATTATATATGAGTAATAagtaatttgttttattgaacaaacgtgttaaaatacatattgcATTATAAACAATACAGCTAATGTACATTATGCATTATGctatggtctgtctgaatactggattctgattggctggcaggtgttgattaaattcgttgaactgcacaggtagttccaggtcagtttaatcacgttctatattaatgcgcgtccattggtaaccatagtaacatacagttacagttgaatagtaacacagacgaaaataacagtcacttttatcgttccggtcaaatattgcagcgcaaatattattaacatcccAGATGAACGTTAAACCCAAACTCACAACAATATGCAGAGATGGAGGAGTTTGAGAAGCaacacacatgtaaatgataacagtttgTGTGGAGCAGCATTCACGTAACCTACATGCATCTAAATAACTAAAGCGCACATATTAAGCCTGcattgcatatatttatttaattaaatcgtGGCGTTTGTGAACtcaatatgctttttttttatgatttttaaatgggtttataTCATGCAGCCTTGTAAAACGCGCATAATACTGTGCATTTCATGGATTCTCGTGGAGTGCGCCTCTCGGTGTTTTGTTGGTTACTCAAGGTCAAGGGGCAAAATGCAATCgtggattttattttatcaatttttttttttaatcgatcaGGCCTACTCGGATTGAATCGAGGAATTGTGACAGGcctataaaatacaaaaaagtaaaaaaaaataattttattttagctaacatttataattatcctttagttaaactaaaactaataaaaatggcaaaaaacaacttccactgaaactgaaatgaaagtaaaagcagaaaatgtaataataatcaaatgaaaaatattaacaaaaaatataatagtatattagtgaaactaaaataacacacaaaCTGCTTTTACAATTGCATATTGGAACAAacctaaaatatatttgtttttatagtttCATCTTTGACTTTTTCATAGCCATCATCATTTTTAGTCAAAGTACTGCAAATAATTGGTTACAATGTAGTAAGTCACTCTGGATCTGTCTAACTAATGATTACTGATGAATTTCATCACAATAGAGGGAGTGTGATGTGAGATGAGGTTGCATTTTCAATTCACACAACCACCCACACACAAGCACTCAAACATACCTAGAACAATTTGGAAGATCAGTTTTTCCTTCAATGGATTGAATGGTCGTCCATCATAGTTGATTGTCACTGTAAAGGCCTGTCCTCTCCGCAGAACCAGAGTGCTGGAACTCAGACCGTCAGTCTTGTGGCGGGTCTGGTTTTGCACCTTTTGCAGGTCGAAAGTTCGAACCTTGAACTCTGTGTAAAAATGagcaaatgtgatattaattCTCAGGGAAATGTTttaagagagagacagagagataaaCTAATTTGAAGTTgcaaatgactaaatataaaaagtagaaactgagtattattataatattattattataatacaaatataattattttaatataattttttaaattatcagaAAAGCTGTTTTATAAGCAAATAATCAACTTAATTGCACAACTAGAAATAGTTAAGTGTTTAAAATAGCAGTTTATGATTaactattataaataattttcttaataGTAGATTAATCTGAAAAGATTACATGCAATAGTAAAGATTAATGCAATAAGTTTGTTATAAAGCCATAAATAGCAACAATACTGTTTTTTGTAAAAGGTTTAACAAAATGCCTTGCTAATAAActagttaaaattataataataaaaacatgaagcTTACCGTCCATGATATGCAGCTGTGTTGTGGTCTGATGTTAGATTCAGATTCATAGATTATTGGGCTTTTATACAGCATCCATCTGCCTCTCCCTTTCCGCTAAAGTCGCCAGACCACATTCATGTGAAGTCAATACATGCCAAATGTTACAATCAGTAGAACCAACACCTCAAACAATCACACAGTCACACATGCAtgagtgctgtgtgtgtgtttcagtggagtaatgtaatgtaatgcaatgccagagtaaagtaaaccacaacagatcttttttcctgacaaaatcaatataatgcaatatttctatctgctgaatgtaagcttttccatattccaagcttgcgtGCTGCaccggggacatcacatgcatgtgcgaatcatgaaaattatgaaaataaatctaggaattatttgattgttagattctAAATCAGcagggttgaggcatcaaaagtaactaaataactaagctgttttatggaaagtaaatattattactgaaatcttattagtaattagttacactactagttactgcaaaaagtaatattacagtaactaaattactagtaactagttactgcccaacactggtggGGAGTGATGTGACCATCAGTGAGTCATAGCACTAGCAGTTTAATCAGTTACAAACgagataattaattaaaattaggGTGACATTACTATAATATAGGTCCTCCACCTTCTTTAAATCACATGTAAAGTTACCGGATGTGCACATCTGTATAAACAAGAAATCCTGCAATactaaaattcataaaaagtacattttcattccatcatcaaatgaataaataaataaataaatgtgctgGAGGtagattatttacaaattgtagtctgctattaattacaaattacatgtcaAAAATTGTAGTATTAGATATTGTATTTGTACTATTTAATTGCTTTTAGGTTACTTTTAACCTTTTAACACAGAtttgaatctatctatctatctatctatcttatgtTTTTTATTGACTGTAATTAGGcatctgaataaaaaaataatgaagtgctttactattttttctgtctttcttgtATAACAGTAAATTTGGAAATTCATggataagtaactgtaatttatttatgagtgttttaaaatgtgatacAATCTAATTAGTAAatacttcattttttaaatcgGATTAATCCAGATTAcagatattatatatttgtttttgcattaaaGTATGACGATGGTAAAATCGTCTTGAGGAAACAATTACAGTATTAATGGTTCTTTATAAAGGCTTAATTATCTTCAAGGAATGTGACTAATGCAATGCAGTCTTTCTTTTCCCGGGAAAAGATACAAGATGCTCTTAACAGGTTTTGTGCGATTCACCCTCATAGATGACTAACATTACTGATAATTTCCTCGTTCTCTAAGTGTGTAATTAACCTGCATTTAATATCAACTGAAGAACATCACATCACGGAAAGGGCTCGAGATCACACGCTCACTCACACCAGTGAGactgaatattaaataaatgatgacagatatAAGAGATCAGTGTGCAGAAGGTGCGGTGCTGTCAGGCCTGGTCTGAGTTTCATGTTGGGTGACACCCAGGTCACTCCTGTACTCTTCCTATTCTCCGAAGAGATCTCATTATGACACACACATTCGGTAACAGGAttacaaaatactgtattttacacATGATGACATCTGCACGTATTGGGAAAAACATTAGTGGCATTTACAGTATCTGTGGTGGTGAAGAAGATTTCACaagacatgaagaaacaaagttgTATGTACAGTAGATGTCTG
It encodes the following:
- the LOC131542423 gene encoding protein-glutamine gamma-glutamyltransferase 5-like isoform X3 gives rise to the protein MRLEARLNVKTHSVGQFTLLCNPWCQADSVFLQSEDLRTEYVKSDIGLLFKGSPRNLVSRPWSFDQYEKGILDICMKLLQLSPQYQADMRKDLQNRSDPVYIGRVISAMVNSNDDKGVLSGNWSGDYSGGVNPSKWSGSADILRKWAETQFRPVKYGQCWVFAAVMCTVMRALGIPTRVITNFNSAHDTNKNMVIEEYYNEEGEKLSIGSDSIWNFHVWVESWMKRPDLGRGYDGWQVLDATPQERSAGMLRCGPAAVKAVYEQKVDAQYDVPFVYAEVNGDVHIIIVRDGRVLSKTVDKRRVGALISTKQPGSMSMQDITSEYKTERVEFISRAPGIADGGGAELAGIAEGAGGAGRYSIQPAAAVEREVFKAVAVSLKLLKAPVVGENISFNITITNNEAAPKQLKKHVNAQNKEYNRNPTGTFWEAHDDVKIGPNETVTTKHEISFKEYMLKEAAEDSLVNLAVVVEDVKSQERVLASEEFNIRTPTLDVQIQNELSVIINKPQVATVTFTNPFNVAVSGELTVSGSGLLEEKAQMSLTIQPRETIKKPVSFTPKMAGAKMLSASLVLEDPPTVLHGFKTINVQAS
- the LOC131542423 gene encoding protein-glutamine gamma-glutamyltransferase 5-like isoform X1; the encoded protein is MDEFKVRTFDLQKVQNQTRHKTDGLSSSTLVLRRGQAFTVTINYDGRPFNPLKEKLIFQIVLGPIVVEVPISKIAQPSLTQWTAALERSVPNPSGPRALSVSLSSPASASVGVYTLQMRLEARLNVKTHSVGQFTLLCNPWCQADSVFLQSEDLRTEYVKSDIGLLFKGSPRNLVSRPWSFDQYEKGILDICMKLLQLSPQYQADMRKDLQNRSDPVYIGRVISAMVNSNDDKGVLSGNWSGDYSGGVNPSKWSGSADILRKWAETQFRPVKYGQCWVFAAVMCTVMRALGIPTRVITNFNSAHDTNKNMVIEEYYNEEGEKLSIGSDSIWNFHVWVESWMKRPDLGRGYDGWQVLDATPQERSAGMLRCGPAAVKAVYEQKVDAQYDVPFVYAEVNGDVHIIIVRDGRVLSKTVDKRRVGALISTKQPGSMSMQDITSEYKTERVEFISRAPGIADGGGAELAGIAEGAGGAGRYSIQPAAAVEREVFKAVAVSLKLLKAPVVGENISFNITITNNEAAPKQLKKHVNAQNKEYNRNPTGTFWEAHDDVKIGPNETVTTKHEISFKEYMLKEAAEDSLVNLAVVVEDVKSQERVLASEEFNIRTPTLDVQIQNELSVIINKPQVATVTFTNPFNVAVSGELTVSGSGLLEEKAQMSLTIQPRETIKKPVSFTPKMAGAKMLSASLVLEDPPTVLHGFKTINVQAS
- the LOC131542423 gene encoding protein-glutamine gamma-glutamyltransferase 5-like isoform X2, whose translation is MLLHTNCYHLHVCCFSNSSISAYCCPIVVEVPISKIAQPSLTQWTAALERSVPNPSGPRALSVSLSSPASASVGVYTLQMRLEARLNVKTHSVGQFTLLCNPWCQADSVFLQSEDLRTEYVKSDIGLLFKGSPRNLVSRPWSFDQYEKGILDICMKLLQLSPQYQADMRKDLQNRSDPVYIGRVISAMVNSNDDKGVLSGNWSGDYSGGVNPSKWSGSADILRKWAETQFRPVKYGQCWVFAAVMCTVMRALGIPTRVITNFNSAHDTNKNMVIEEYYNEEGEKLSIGSDSIWNFHVWVESWMKRPDLGRGYDGWQVLDATPQERSAGMLRCGPAAVKAVYEQKVDAQYDVPFVYAEVNGDVHIIIVRDGRVLSKTVDKRRVGALISTKQPGSMSMQDITSEYKTERVEFISRAPGIADGGGAELAGIAEGAGGAGRYSIQPAAAVEREVFKAVAVSLKLLKAPVVGENISFNITITNNEAAPKQLKKHVNAQNKEYNRNPTGTFWEAHDDVKIGPNETVTTKHEISFKEYMLKEAAEDSLVNLAVVVEDVKSQERVLASEEFNIRTPTLDVQIQNELSVIINKPQVATVTFTNPFNVAVSGELTVSGSGLLEEKAQMSLTIQPRETIKKPVSFTPKMAGAKMLSASLVLEDPPTVLHGFKTINVQAS